The Candidatus Babeliales bacterium DNA window CTCATCCTGATATCGTCCTCCTTCGGGAAACAGAACAATATGAGTTTGTCTATTTTTTACTAAATTTATCGCTTTCAGTAAGGAGCGCATACCTTTCGTCGGAGACTCTATATCAACTACCACCGTCGCACGCGGTAAAAAGAATGAAAACAATGGCAATCTAAAAAGATGATTCGTTGCTAACCAAATATGCGGATGTCCATGCATAAGCGCCCCAAGCAAAGGAATATCAAGTGCAGATTCATGATTAGCAATTATAATCGCTGGATCATACGGGATTCCACACTCCCCTTTTATTTTAATCGGCACCAACATAATTTTCAGCGATGCCCAATAAAAAAAACTACCAATCCAATACAACACCGGATTATCAAAGCGATATTTTTCTGGTACCAACAAACAAATCAACAATGGTATAAATATAATTGCGAGCAAAATGAGAAATAACATCGAAGAAATAACGGTATGAAGAAAGGCAAAAATAGTAGCAACTCTCATTTAGATTCCTTATTTATCAAAATAAAGTTTATATTGCTCTTGCGATTTTTTAACATATAAATTACCAAAGAAACAGATTGCAACTAAAGCAACACAAAAAAGAAATGCCGAGATTAATACATCAGAAAATACTGTATTAGGATACATGGCTATATTTACCAAGCTAGCCAACCAGATCACCACGCCAAAAAATAACTTACTGATCGCTAAAAATGCTACACTTCCTAACAACAATAATAAGCATATAAACGGAAGATTATAAAGAAACATTTTTAATGCTCTATAGATTGAGCATAATAAATTTTTAATAGATACTTTGCCATCCAAAAAAAACATAATCGTAAACATACTCAAAACTGCCATAACCATCAATAACAAGATAAAAACAGTGCCTGCGTAATTCGGTGAATACATTGCCCCGCACAACTGCCAAACTCCATATAATAAAGCAACAGAGATTATGCTATGAAAAGCATACTGATCAAAATACTCATAATTTTTAAGTCCCACCGAAGGACGCATTCCGATAATGAATTCTACTAATAAAATCAGGAGTCCAATCGTAATCAAAAAAGATTCAAACTCTTTTACATTAATCAGTCTCAATGGTAAAAGAAACCAAACCAGCAACAACAACATCCAGTAATATAGCAACCACATTGAAAACTTTTGATAGGTTAGAATAATCGTACCCCAAAACAACAATCCATATCCAAGTTCTACCAGACCAAACTCTGGAAACAAAACAGAAACCGCAAATACGCTATATAACAAGATGAAGGACCAATAATATCGAATCCAAACCACAAAGGTTTGCCGCAGCGTATTAAGCGTGACCAATAAGAACAGTTTTATATTTGCAGGATATAATAAGGATAATGAATCTTTCCATTCAGACAGTATGTTCATTAATCTTCCTTATTTATCAAAATAAAGTTTATATTGCTCTTGCGATTTTTTAACATACAAATTACCGAAGAAACAGATGCCACATAAAGCTGCACAAACATGATAGAATGGAAAAACGACATTAATAAGCCCATTAGAAACTCTATGATACATAGCTGTATTTGCTAATAAACCAAGACCATACACCGCGGCAATAAACAAAATTCCTACTGCTAAAAACAACGCAAATCCCAATAACAATGATATACATATAAAAGGAAGATTATAGAAAAACATTTTTAATGCTCTATAGATGGAGCATAGTACATTTTTAATCGATACTTTGCCATCCAAAAAAAACATAATCGAAAATAGGCTCACAACTGCCATAATCATAAATAAGATTAAGGTACTAACAGCGTAATCTGGCGAATATATTGTCCCGTACAACTGCATAATCCCATATAACAAAGCAACAGAGATCATGCTGTGAAAAACATATTGGTCAAAATACTGATAATTTTTAAGACCTACTGACGGACGCATTGCTATAATAAAGCCTACTAATAAGACAAGCGCCCCAATCGTAATAAAGAAAACATCAAACGTTTCCACATTAGTCAATTTCAATATGCCAACACTTATCCATTTCAAGAAACTAAGCCATAAACACAAAAATAATACTAGCAAATTGTACCCTAACCATACGAAAAACTTTCGATGTACTACAGCAACTAGTACACTCCAAAACAGCAATCCATTCACAAGATAATCAATGTCTTTGCCAAGCCCAGGAGATACGGCATAGGCCGTAAATATGCTATATAACAATATCAAAGACCAATAATATCGTACCCACACCACAAAGGTTTGCCGCAGCGTATTAAGCGTCACCAATAAAAACAGTTTTATATTCGCAGGATACAGTAACGACAATGAATCTTGCCACTCAGACCATATATTCATTAATCTTCCTTATTTATCAAAATAAAGTTTATATTGCTCTTGCGATTTTTTAACATACAAATTACCGAAGAAGCAGATAGTAAAAAGGACAATACAAAAGAAGAATAGGTACAATGGAACAATAAAAAGTACTGTATAAACATTAAGATACTCAGTTGGATTTACAAGTCGATGCAACCAACTAACTACATAAAGAAACAATGTCATAAACCCTAATAACAAACCCTCTATCAACAACAATGATAAACATATAAAAGGAAAATTATAAAAAAACATTTTTAATGCTCTATATATTGAACACAGTAAATTTTTAAGAGATAATTTACCATCCAAAAAAAACATAATCATAAATGTACTTATCATTGCTATAACAAGTAATAACATGCTGTTAAGAACAATAGAGTGCGGTAACACTAATACCTGGTACAACGTCCTGTACAACTGCCAAATCCCATTCAGTAAAGCAACAGAAATTATACTGTGAAAAACATACTGATCAAAATACTCATAATTTTTAAGACCCACCGATGGACGCATTGCGATAACAAACTCAACTAACAAAACAAGTATCCCAATCACAATCCACGAAGCCTCATATGCTTTCGGATTAACAAACAGGAAAAGATAACCCAGAATTCCAAGCAACAAATAGAGGATGACAAATCTACAATAATACCGTAACCAAATTGAATACTTCTGATATGCTAAGAGAATCATACCCAAAAGCACAATGTACCCTTGAATCACTTTAAACACTTCCCCCACTGATGCTCTTGGTGGAAATAAAAATAATAAAGCCGTAGCGCTATAAAGCACTATCAGAGGCCAAGAATACCGCAACCTCGCTACAAATGTTTGCCGCAGCGTATTAAGCGTGACCAATAAAAAAAGTTTTAAATTTGCTGGCTTCAACAACGATAATGAATCTTTCCATTCAGACATTATATTCATTAACATTCCTTTATTTTTTTATTCACTACTAACCGCTTCTATTTTAAAGAGTCTCTCCATAATCGCAAGCAATGATAAAAGCAAAAATATCCAAAATTGGCTCTTCTCCTAATAAAACCTCCCTTAAATCCAATATTATTTTACTTTCTTAAATAATTGCATCATCCTACGTTCTTATTATACTAAACAACCTTTGGAGATTTTATCGTAAACACGGCCAAAGCCAGCTCCGTCCCGATCAATCGAACCATCATTACCCATGCCCAACAGATAAAAAAATGCTATATATGAGACTTTTTACCCCCCAATCCTTAAAATGTTTGACATTTAGAAAATATTTGATTTATTATGAATGATAACTTGCAAGAAGCGAAACAAAATTTATTATAAAATGTGTCATTTAAATGGCCAAGGAACGGGCAGAGGGATGCCCCAACGAAAAGTATAGAGTATGA harbors:
- a CDS encoding lysophospholipid acyltransferase family protein, with product MRVATIFAFLHTVISSMLFLILLAIIFIPLLICLLVPEKYRFDNPVLYWIGSFFYWASLKIMLVPIKIKGECGIPYDPAIIIANHESALDIPLLGALMHGHPHIWLATNHLFRLPLFSFFLPRATVVVDIESPTKGMRSLLKAINLVKNRQTHIVLFPEGGRYQDEFVHDFYNGFVLLAKRTGKPVIPVRLFNAGKVYPVHSNLMGWHTVTVVIGKPFIYQVEETDEQFKQRVVQWFVDQKEEQA